One window of Paenibacillus sp. FSL K6-3182 genomic DNA carries:
- a CDS encoding DUF3231 family protein produces the protein MGILSGNPKDEPMHYGEIFSVWQASTVAKGAVSCYQAYLNHAGDKDLKKILDALIDQAKMEIKECDTLLTDNGIASAPMMPERPPVKLEDIPVGARFSDPEIAAKIANDTSLGLVACSQVMGQSIREDIGALFAKYHLTKTALGVKILELSKEKGWLIPPPLQVKRPETVNA, from the coding sequence TTTTAAGCGGTAATCCAAAGGATGAACCAATGCACTACGGTGAAATATTTAGTGTTTGGCAGGCTTCAACTGTAGCAAAAGGCGCTGTATCCTGTTACCAAGCATACTTAAATCACGCTGGAGACAAAGACTTAAAAAAAATACTGGATGCTCTCATTGATCAAGCAAAGATGGAAATTAAAGAATGTGATACATTGCTTACTGATAACGGAATTGCTTCCGCACCTATGATGCCTGAGAGACCCCCTGTTAAACTCGAAGACATCCCTGTAGGCGCAAGATTCTCTGATCCCGAAATTGCTGCTAAAATTGCCAATGACACATCACTTGGACTAGTTGCTTGTAGCCAAGTTATGGGTCAGTCTATTAGAGAAGATATTGGAGCTTTATTTGCGAAATATCATCTTACTAAAACAGCACTTGGCGTTAAAATACTTGAACTGAGCAAAGAAAAAGGTTGGCTTATACCTCCTCCACTTCAAGTT